A DNA window from Bos indicus x Bos taurus breed Angus x Brahman F1 hybrid chromosome 16, Bos_hybrid_MaternalHap_v2.0, whole genome shotgun sequence contains the following coding sequences:
- the NENF gene encoding neudesin — MAGPAPGRRLVALALIVALAVGLPTAGAGQAPRPAERGPPVRLFTEEELARYGGEEEDQPIYMAVKGVVFDVTSGKEFYGRGAPYNALTGKDSTRGVAKMSLDPADLTHDTTGLTAEELESLDDVFTRVYKAKYPIVGYTARRILNEDGSPNLDFKPEDQPHFDIKDEF, encoded by the exons ATGGCGGGCCCCGCGCCCGGGCGGCGGCTGGTCGCGCTGGCCCTGATCGTGGCGCTGGCCGTGGGGCTCCCCACAGCCGGGGCCGGGCAGGCGCCGCGTCCCGCCGAGCGGGGTCCCCCGGTGCGGCTCTTCACGGAGGAGGAGCTGGCCCGCTACGGCGGGGAGGAG GAAGATCAGCCCATCTACATGGCAGTCAAGGGGGTGGTGTTCGATGTCACTTCTGGAAAGG AGTTTTATGGACGAGGAGCCCCCTACAACGCCCTGACCGGGAAGGACTCCACCAGAGGGGTGGCCAAGATGTCCCTGGACCCTGCAGACCTCACCCATGACACC ACGGGCCTCACGGCCGAGGAGCTGGAATCCCTGGACGACGTCTTCACCAGAGTGTACAAAGCCAAATACCCGATCGTCGGCTACACGGCCCGAAGAATCCTCAATGAGGACGGCAGCCCCAACCTGGACTTCAAGCCTGAAGACCAGCCCCACTTTGACATAAAGGACGAGTTCTGA